The DNA sequence TCTAGGTTTAGTTCATTTTGTGTCGTCTCATAATGTCGAAAGCTTCTTTCAAATGATCGATATGGTCCTCCGCCCTTACGGATTTGACCAGTATGTCGTCGATATATACCTTCATGGTCTTGCTAATCTGATCTTTGAACATTTTTGTGACCAATCTTTGATAGGTAGCTCTTGCGTTcttcagcccaaatgacataaccctataacaatatgttcctcaGAGGGTGATGAACATGGTTTTCTCACGGTCTTCTTCTTCCATAAGTATCTGATTATAGCCCTAGTACGCATCTAGAAAATTCAGCAACTCTTGTCCGGCGGTCGCATTGATGAGTTGATCGATATGTGGAAATTGGAACGAATCCTTCGGGATTGCTTTTGTTTAAATCTGTGAAGTCTACATAtatcctccatttcccatttttttctttttgaccatcactACCTTGGCTATCGACTTGGGGTATTTTGACTCCTTGATAAAGTCATTTTCTAATAGCTTCTCCACTTCCTCGTGGGCGACATCATTGATGGCATGGTTGAATTTTCGTCTGACCTGCCTTACCGGGGGATAGAATGGATAGTCGTTTAATTTGTGTGTGGATATCTCCTTGGGTATTcccggcatatctgcatggctgaaggGAAAAAAATCCGTATTAGTTATTAAAAATTAGCTAAATTTACTCGGTTCTCgaagtttgcagccgatgtaggCCTTTTTGGTGGAGTCGCTGGGGTCtaattgaacggggtcgaggtcttctatagTTGAGTCCGTGGCTTTGACCATTAGGGGGTCCATGATGACGTCTCTAGTTTCTTCTTGCGTCGACCTAGACCCTGTTGATTGTTATGCCTCTTTTTCCTTGTCTTTCGTTTGttggattgtcatgctatctAAGGCAATGCGGTATCACTCCTGGGATGTGTAATGTTCTCCCAGTATGTTGAATATCCCCCAAGGTGTTGGGAACTTGATTACTTGGTATAGGCTGGAAGGGACAACTCTCATGGGATGTATCTGTGGTCTTACTACTATGGCATTTTATGTGgtggcctggtccatgatgtCGAACGTTGTCTCCAGGGTTATGTTGCCAGCCAAGACGGGGAGTGTAATTTCGCCCAATGTCCGTTCAACTATATTTTTAAAACcggttagtgtgatgcagcgcgacactatcttgtcctcgagtctCATCTGGGCGAGGACTCAGGGATGGATAATGCATGCTCCACTCCCATCGTCTACCATGATACGTTTTACATTagtatctaaaattcgtaaagtaatGACGAGAGCATCGTTGTGAGGGGAAGTCAAACTGTTGGCATTTGActcgtcgaagatgatactttcttcgagtatGTCATATCGCTCATGGGTGATAGATCTTTTGAGCTTGTGAGTGGCAGTGAATTTAACGTTGTTGATGGAGGCGTTGTCGTTGTCGCCAATGAACATGTTGATGGTGCGAGCCAGTGATGGCAGCTTAGGCAGACCTTGGCGTTCACGACCTCTGGCGAAATTGTTTCTTTCTTTATCGCTCAACagctctttgaggtgtccttgcCGCAACATGTTCACAACCTCTTGCCTGAGGGCGATGCATTCTTCCGTATTGTGTCCGCTTTCCTGGTGGAATTCACAGAGGGCGTCGGATTTTCTGGTGCTCGGGTCAGACCTCATCTTTGGCGGCCATTTCACCTTCGTTCCGAGTTTCTCCAAGGCATAGACTATTTATGTAGGTGACACATAAAAGTTGTGAGCAAACAATAAGGGGCATATACCTCTCTCATTCCGGTGAGTCCCCGACCTCAGCCTAGATGGGCCATCAACATAGCGGAAGGAAGACGAGGCGTGTTACCTGATGTATGGCTGATATAGTTCCCTATTTGGTCGTGGGACCAGGTGATCCCTCCTTATGTTATCTCTTAGTTCTTTACTGGGCTCGGCTTGTACCGAGACGAGCCATCGAGTTGGTCCATTGAGGTCGTCATCATTTGCTCGGTCTTCGGCATAGTAAGTATTGTGGATTTCATCCCAAGTGATTGGAGGGTACTTCATCAATCGTCTCAGCAATTTTTTGGtcgctcttgaaccctctctactCAACCCATTCTAAAAGCTCGTGACTACCATCCCTTCAAAAACGTTTGGCGGGGTTATCCTTACCCTGTTAAATTGGGTGAGAAAGTCCCGCAGTCTCTCTCCCAAGGACTGCTTGATGGCGAAAATGTCGTTTACTCTTGTTTCGGCTCTCTTGGGCTAGACATGCGCCATCATGAACCTATCAGCCATTTCTTCGAAGGTTTCTATGGATCGGGCTGGTagttgtgaataccatgttaatgcccctcttgtgagggtttcgccaaatttcttcagcaaaatagaGGACATTTGTTCCTTGGTGAGGTCATTTCCCTTCACGGCGGTGACGTAATCAGTCACGTGATCTTCGTGGTCAGTCGTTCCGTCATATATCCTGAGATACGACGacattttaaaggtctttggtatggcatgtggggctgCTTCCTCGCTATACGGCTGCTCTATGAATCTGTCGACGTCCCTCTTTGGTAGTAGCTTAGGGGCGCCTGGTATCTTGTCGACTCGTTCTTGatgttctttcatttgatctctGAGCGTTTTGTTTTCATTCTTTATTTCTTCCATCCTCTTTAGAACAACGACGAGGATGTTGTCACCTGCATTTTTAGTAACATTATGAGTTATACCTGGTGTTGGAGGGTCTGGTTGGTCGCCCTGCTCGTTTGCTCGTTGCACGGTGTGGGCTCTTACGGTCTCTATGGTCGTGCATGAAGCAGGTTTGTTGAGCACGCTTACTAGTGTATCGGTCAACCATGCTTCGAGGAGCTTTTTCATGGCCGGTGGCGTCCCTTATCTTGTGGACGTGGAGGCTCTTTTTTCATTTGGCTTTATTGTGCTACAATGGGGGGAAGCGACCTCTCACGCTTGGGGGAGGGAGTGGGTGTCACGTCATCGCCTAACATTTCATAGCTCTCGTTAATAGCGTTCATGAGGTTGCCAGGGAAGTCACATGTCACTTTAGTCCTATctccttggttacctgccatgtaaGTTTCGGTACGTGCaattaaagaaaaaaatcttGTGGTTCGTTAGGTTAGCAACTCACATGAGTTGTAGATCTAAAGAAAACTAAAAGATTAGGTAAGAAGTCCCCACAGACAGCGCCAAACTGTTTGACCCAAACTTTAGATCCGTGTTCAACCAATTAGATCTAAATGAATTAGAGTTAATCTTAGctaatattaatatccaaaagacAAGATAATCGACTttgtaataaaataatacatatatgtTTGGTCGAATGACAATAAATGTGGACAACACTAATAATATTTAATGATTCAAAAGGAGAGAGATATCATTAactaacaataaataacaatggATTATcggtgggcataaaatccgaaaaatcgaattctgaatcgaaccgaaccgaaccgaattaatttggtatttcgatttcggttttttcggtatttcggtacgaTATACGGTATTgggtttttgatatttcggtatttcGTTATACTGAAATACCGAAATAGTTTAGTCCAAGCcccactttatttttattttttagcccAATAACCTTAAGTCCACACCCCCAAAagtccaaaacccctaatttcttaATCCCTTATCCTTAGCATAGCGTGGCTTAAGACCAAATATTAACCCCGTTAAAGGGGCCCTTTGCCGTTTGCATAACCATTGTGGAAAAAGTATTTCTTCCAGCAAATATTTTATGGTAAGAACTCAAGAGTAGCTCAACTACACCAAGTAAATACAGTTACTAGTGCAAAGGTAAAATCCATGGGTCATTCATTCATATAGAGACTTCTCAGCTTACACAAAAGGCAACTGCGTTCCATACCATTAATGAATTGCCTGGTGGAATCTCAAACAACATGGATTACATTAGTTAATGGAGTAGGGAAGACAATGAAGATTTGGTTTAAaccgaaaccgtaccgaaccaaaataaaaaataccgaacaataccgaattaatttggtatggtatttggtatacacaattgataaaccgaataccgaaccgaaattccTAATACCGAATGCTCACCCCTACAATGGataacatttaagtaaataagaacaTATGAGTCACCCGAAAAAGGGTGAGATTTGCGGATATTACTTCTGATaatgatgaatgattgataaGTCTTTGAGCACTCAAGTTGTTCTTGGATCAAGTGAAAAAgttagacaagaatcttagtaaaaAGGTATTTTTCGTATGTTTGCAATAAAGCCAGATTCTCTTTATAAAGCCAATGTATTTTCTTAAAAGTGAATATCTTTTGTCCCATATCATTGTGTCtatttctatttatagggaacatataCCTAAAGATCCTAATAGTATAAGTATAgaaaatatccactagaatattctcttttgtgTCTTATCTTAAAACTAACCGTTATAAATCTTTCTAAGATACTCGACCTCGACCTTGGTCTTCACTAACTCTTCGACCGCATCCTTCATCTCTTAAGGGACCACTTCGACCTTGGGCAGGTCTTTGTTAAAGTCATACTAATAGCACGTGGCAACCGATGAAGGCTATCTTGATGCTAACGTGGCTTGCTTATATCAAAGACGTTTTTTGGCTCACACACTCTACATCATTTTGTATAAACCTAaaggttttttcttttttgtctACTAAAAGAAATGTACTCCctatgtttcaatttagatgacttACTTTTCTTATTAAtccgtttaaaaaagaatgacacgTTTCCAcaattggaaataattcaactttaaactttttattttactcaTTTACCCTTAATGAAATTTTTGTATAACCATACAAATATCATGACCTCACAAAGCTTTTACtcattaagcttttaagaccacaagtttcaaaagtcttttttttttcttcttaaacttCATGTCGAGTCAGACTATcccatctaaattgaaacgatAGGAGTATATATTTCAGTGCATATACTGTATATATTCAGTTAAATAGTAGACGTGAGCCACTGACAAAAGTCTTTCATAAAAGGAAGAAAGAGAAATTAATAAAATTCGATCATAATTAATTCTTTATTTCTTGTAAGAGGTTCTTTTAATTGATTTTTCCAAGGAACTTTCCCCCGGTTATACTTTGGTAGAATTGAATGTTCTTTTCCATTTAagtaattttttttctcttttcacgGAATTTatattttaacattaattaacaataaaattgatcatattaaccttAGTTTGCTCATTAAAAATATAACAACT is a window from the Nicotiana tomentosiformis chromosome 10, ASM39032v3, whole genome shotgun sequence genome containing:
- the LOC138900259 gene encoding uncharacterized protein, which gives rise to MRSDPSTRKSDALCEFHQESGHNTEECIALRQEVVNMLRQGHLKELLSDKERNNFARGRERQGLPKLPSLARTINMFIGDNDNASINNVKFTATHKLKRSITHERYDILEESIIFDESNANSLTSPHNDALVITLRILDTNVKRIMVDDGSGACIIHP